The window AAGCTCAAAACAAACATTCCTAACTTTCTtacacaaaaaatagaaaataaaaaaggaattgAGAAATTGAAAGGGGAAACTTACTTTCATCTTGTTTTTCTTTGCGTTGAGCTTCTGTTCTTTCTTCAGCTTCTCCTGCTTCTCTCCTGAAAGTGAATTTACCGCAACAACAGAACAATTAGAACACGAAAGCTTGAATTTTCAAAATTGGCAAAAAAGAATTGGGAAATTTTTGCAGAGGAGAGAGTGGCAGACAGTACTTTGGAGATCGAATTCGTACTGCTTCTTTCTCTTAGCGAGGTTGTTCTTCTTCGACATTTTCAATTGCTGATTGATGAACTCACAAATACAGAAGATTTGGGGAAAATTTTCGAGCCTCTAGGGTTAGGTATTTGATTACAGTGTGCGCTGAATCAGTTCGAGTTAAACCCTAATCCCACAGAAATCCTCAACTATATTATTAGAAGCCTTTTATTTTTCagttaattacttaatttacATTTGGTCCTCTCAGTTTGCTCATTTCACATTTTCCTCCCCAAATTTGTTAATTATCATTTTCAGAGGCGCCGCAAAAAAGTATTTATctgtttattaattattctattttaattttgtaagtttataaaattataacattctttaatttaaactaaaacataaaaattagatttatatttttattaattttagatatttatattttaaatttattaatttacaatCATGAAAATGAAATGTCAATGTAATAAGTTATTCATATTTCACTAATTAAATATTTGTATGTATTTTACTGAATTAATAATGTACAAGCTCATGAAATATTTcgtatttttgaataaaaaataaaataataattttttatattttaaaagtttgatTTTCATCCAATTTAAATTTAGTATAATTGTGATctgaaaatatttaaatttcattaaatttaaggattaaattaaagtctaaaaaataaaactaatgtatattaaaattaagtcTAAGTTGAGACAAATCCAATTTTATTCGTACATTCCTAATAAGTTGATTAGTTGCTCAAGCAAGATGAGATTCCCGTCGTCACTACCCACTAagatatatgaattttatttatttgatcaaaagcCAAGGATATACTGGTCCTTGAGCAGTCCAAACAATAAATATAGAAACTAGAcatgattaaataattaatcGCCAGCTAATCCCTTCAGATTTCATAACAACAATTcggcaaagaaaaatgaaataaaaaaggaggaataaaaaaaatacttccgAATATTTTCAATGagcttattaattattattttttttaaataatagagTTCAATATAATAAGTGAAGCAAGAGTaacaataaacaaacaaaaaagtttcaaaaaaaattacaaaaagactcattaattattttttgtgctCTTCCTTTTTATAGTGTATTTCTAATTTTGTACTTATAGaaacattttcaaccactccactCTTATTAAAACTCTGTCAAATCTATTGTAAGATCGCTAAGTATAAGTCCTCCAATAGGAGTGCACATGGCCCGGTCCGGCTCGAAGACCCGGCCCggccccgaacactttaggggctaatttggtgtgatttcattggGTTTAGGGCCAGATAatggtctcaaaaatagacccagtTATTATTTTGGGTCAGGTCCGggtcatagctcgggtcacccgaagtcagcccggtggcccggtcatcatacacaattaatattttgtattattagtgatggatcatggctattcttatgtgaaatttaagtattgtaaatcttaatattttgtgttattagtcattataagactataagttaatgttttatgtttagaatgcataagactttagactaatgcataatattgtgttatttgtattaatttaaatatttggtgttattagacaatattagtattgattgtagttatgctttagtattgattgtggttatgctttaattttgaagaagggttggttcttgttatatttttctaagtgaattttaccatgtcaaataatggttggagtcttggaaatttggat is drawn from Arachis hypogaea cultivar Tifrunner chromosome 12, arahy.Tifrunner.gnm2.J5K5, whole genome shotgun sequence and contains these coding sequences:
- the LOC112726241 gene encoding uncharacterized protein; amino-acid sequence: MSKKNNLAKRKKQYEFDLQREKQEKLKKEQKLNAKKNKMKVDGGKKKGGSGFQVGKRKLKTKLTAVAKAKATQAMELDK